One Clavibacter zhangzhiyongii genomic region harbors:
- a CDS encoding SDR family oxidoreductase: MKITGRTVLITGSTSGIGLGLAERFHAAGNRVVVAGRRAELLDEITARHDGMASVVLDVADPASITAARDELARTHPDLDVVITMAGIMQPEDLRDPAHQATAEAIVTTNLLGTIRTIDAFLPGLLASDEATLMTVSSGLAFVPLPLTPTYNATKAAVHSYTQSLREQLAGSPVEVVELVPPKVQTALMPGQAEAGDAMPLEDFLDEVMGILQARPEDEEILVQDVHGLRFAERDGRHDEMLALLSGRVPAGR, translated from the coding sequence ATGAAGATCACCGGCCGCACCGTCCTCATCACCGGCAGCACCTCGGGCATCGGCCTCGGGCTCGCCGAGCGGTTCCACGCCGCGGGCAACCGCGTGGTCGTCGCGGGGCGCCGCGCCGAGCTGCTCGACGAGATCACCGCCCGGCACGACGGCATGGCCTCGGTCGTGCTCGACGTGGCCGACCCCGCCTCCATCACCGCGGCCCGCGACGAGCTCGCGCGCACCCACCCCGACCTCGACGTCGTGATCACCATGGCCGGCATCATGCAGCCCGAGGACCTCCGCGATCCCGCGCATCAGGCCACGGCCGAGGCCATCGTCACCACGAACCTCCTCGGCACCATCCGCACGATCGACGCGTTCCTGCCGGGCCTCCTCGCGAGCGACGAGGCGACCCTCATGACGGTCTCCTCCGGCCTCGCGTTCGTGCCGCTCCCCCTCACGCCCACCTACAACGCCACGAAGGCGGCCGTGCACTCGTACACGCAGAGCCTCCGCGAGCAGCTCGCCGGGTCGCCGGTCGAGGTCGTCGAGCTGGTGCCGCCCAAGGTGCAGACGGCCCTCATGCCCGGGCAGGCGGAGGCGGGCGACGCCATGCCGCTGGAGGACTTCCTCGACGAGGTGATGGGGATCCTGCAGGCCCGCCCCGAGGACGAGGAGATCCTCGTGCAGGACGTGCACGGCCTCCGCTTCGCCGAGCGCGACGGCCGGCACGACGAGATGCTCGCGCTCCTCAGCGGGCGCGTGCCCGCCGGGCGGTAG
- a CDS encoding LacI family DNA-binding transcriptional regulator encodes MVGKLAGVSRATVSRVVNGSDRVAPEVVTAVNAAIAQLNYVPNRAARSLAGRRTNALALVMPEQTARVFADPFFASLIQGAMTYLATTEYTLTLLISSPAQAEKTRRFLLGGNVDGVLVVSHHSGDATFSGLRDRLPVVFAGRPLRQDDREAPTVDVDNVGAARAATEHLIQRGRTRIAAVAGRQDMPAGIDRLRGFREAMTAAGLDPTLVAVGDFSPASGADAMRTLLARGEPIDGVFAASDQMAAGVYSELREHGLRVPQDVAVVGFDDDYFAKSAVPPLTTVRQPNQEFGRRMAEVLVRLVGGEDVDPLTLMPTTLVVRQST; translated from the coding sequence ATGGTCGGGAAGCTCGCGGGCGTCAGCCGGGCCACGGTGTCGCGGGTGGTGAACGGATCCGACCGCGTCGCCCCCGAGGTCGTCACCGCCGTCAACGCGGCCATCGCGCAGCTCAACTACGTGCCGAACCGCGCGGCCCGCTCGCTCGCCGGGCGCCGCACCAACGCGCTGGCGCTCGTGATGCCGGAGCAGACCGCGCGGGTGTTCGCGGATCCGTTCTTCGCGTCGCTCATCCAGGGCGCGATGACGTACCTCGCGACCACCGAGTACACGCTCACGCTCCTCATCTCCTCGCCCGCGCAGGCGGAGAAGACCCGGCGGTTCCTGCTCGGCGGCAACGTCGACGGGGTGCTCGTGGTCTCGCACCACTCGGGCGACGCCACGTTCAGCGGCCTGCGCGACCGGCTGCCGGTCGTGTTCGCCGGCAGGCCGCTCCGGCAGGACGACCGCGAGGCGCCCACCGTCGACGTCGACAACGTGGGCGCGGCGCGGGCGGCGACCGAGCACCTCATCCAGCGCGGGCGCACCCGCATCGCGGCGGTGGCGGGTCGGCAGGACATGCCCGCGGGCATCGACCGGCTGCGCGGCTTCCGCGAGGCGATGACCGCGGCGGGGCTGGATCCCACGCTCGTCGCGGTGGGCGACTTCTCGCCCGCGTCGGGCGCCGACGCGATGCGCACGCTGCTGGCGCGCGGCGAGCCCATCGACGGGGTCTTCGCGGCGAGCGACCAGATGGCCGCCGGCGTCTACTCGGAGCTCCGCGAGCACGGCCTGCGCGTGCCGCAGGACGTCGCCGTCGTGGGCTTCGACGACGACTACTTCGCGAAGTCGGCCGTGCCGCCGCTCACCACCGTGCGCCAGCCCAACCAGGAGTTCGGCCGCCGGATGGCGGAGGTGCTGGTGCGGCTCGTGGGCGGGGAGGACGTGGATCCGCTCACGCTCATGCCGACGACGCTGGTGGTGCGGCAGAGCACGTAG